From a single Lolium rigidum isolate FL_2022 chromosome 7, APGP_CSIRO_Lrig_0.1, whole genome shotgun sequence genomic region:
- the LOC124671519 gene encoding uncharacterized protein LOC124671519, with protein MTAPPAHLHVESIQTAIPIRIAVERGRTLPIAVSGTPPITAEELQRRFRVVLYYRDADGDHRPDDEARARLEQATWVQEALSAALSDEPKMAGRLRRRSRGDGPWEVKLNDSGLRLLTASADTPMTAFLEAGDRESKEAALALWTDVDTQDPEMCAPFFMQLTWFSDGGYAIGACCSLLHADPLSLINFLKTWARAHAEVQQQSKLVLNPVIRYTRYFRSPRAATKRLRSFPLVPTADGTTTTTTVLFRIVGDDAPADRGALADACVAQASEKLGLERPARFTVLAGDGLGGLNVVRACKPGGDGETTPQCPVQALRVACWNEAGLEEVVLDGCKPLHVSCGIVSPCADEGLVVVMPAAAGCAEFFISATVPS; from the exons ATGACGGCCCCGCCGGCGCATCTCCACGTCGAATCCATACAGACCGCGATCCCGATACGCATCGCGGTGGAGCGCGGCCGGACGCTTCCCATCGCCGTGTCCGGAACGCCGCCGATCACCGCTGAGGAGCTGCAGCGCCGGTTCCGCGTGGTGCTCTACTACCGCGACGCGGACGGCGATCACCGGCCGGACGACGAGGCGAGGGCGCGGCTCGAGCAGGCTACGTGGGTGCAGGAGGCGCTGAGCGCGGCATTGTCCGACGAGCCGAAGATGGCtgggcggctgcggcggcgctcCCGCGGTGATGGCCCGTGGGAGGTGAAGCTGAACGACTCGGGCTTGCGGCTGCTCACGGCGTCGGCGGACACGCCCATGACCGCGTTCCTGGAGGCCGGTGACCGGGAGAGCAAGGAGGCCGCGCTGGCGCTGTGGACCGACGTGGACACGCAGGACCCCGAGATGTGTGCACCGTTCTTCATGCAG CTGACGTGGTTCAGCGACGGCGGCTACGCCATCGGCGCGTGCTGCAGCCTGCTCCACGCCGACCCGCTGTCTCTGATCAACTTCCTCAAGACGTGGGCTCGAGCGCACGCCGAAGTGCAGCAGCAGAGCAAGCTCGTCCTCAACCCGGTGATCCGGTACACGCGCTATTTCCGCAGCCCGCGCGCCGCCACCAAGCGCCTCAGGTCCTTTCCCCTCGTCCCCACGGCCGACGGCACCACCACGACGACAACCGTGCTCTTCAGGATCGTCGGCGATGATGCGCCGGCAGACCGCGGCGCGCTCGCCGATGCGTGCGTCGCCCAGGCCAGCGAGAAGCTGGGGCTCGAGAGGCCGGCGCGGTTCACGGTTCTCGCCGGCGACGGCTTGGGAGGGCTGAATGTCGTGCGCGCGTGCAAACCGGGAGGCGACGGTGAGACCACGCCGCAGTGTCCCGTCCAGGCGCTTCGAGTCGCATGCTGGAACGAGGCCGGTCTCGAGGAGGTCGTGCTGGATGGGTGCAAGCCCCTGCACGTCTCGTGCGGTATCGTCTCGCCTTGCGCCGACGAGGGGCTTGTCGTTGTGATGCCGGCAGCGGCAGGGTGTGCCGAGTTCTTCATCAGTGCAACTGTTCCGAGCTAG
- the LOC124671520 gene encoding uncharacterized protein LOC124671520, with protein MERPSSLTARSNKRPRLACAAISEEESNWASLQADLVGLIGSRVLAGDLMDYVRFRAVCPHWRSSSDCPRSRGVVDPRFHPRRWMMLPEGHGLYPGHGKLRGYIRFFNLSTCVIVRVLLPLFRNHCILDSVDGLLLLQRDEDTVIRLLHPFTGDIVDLPPLATLMRLPGANLNVRRTWTYFRKIGATSVSVSAGGVITVMIVLHDISMLAFATSTDHQWNVPPWRLSPIWRLISSQGKLYMMDNPTLDTTHPGDTQILQIDPPQHDGTGSASSSMPSQKLVATCPAGKMHVPQYLAECDSEVLVIGYRDGFFTHPLVYRLSDLILDRVAPVTSIGGNVLFIDERILSVSCKTVLPNIAGDTVVAVHPTDLYLAQRNLTSHAWLPAADGCIAKRDVSMPYSLIYHIFTCCNRAFW; from the coding sequence ATGGAGCGCCCTTCAAGCCTGACTGCGCGCAGCAACAAGCGCCCTCGACTAGCCTGTGCTGCCATCTCAGAAGAAGAATCTAACTGGGCGTCTCTTCAGGCCGATTTAGTTGGCCTGATCGGGTCGAGGGTGCTAGCGGGCGATTTGATGGACTACGTCCGCTTCAGGGCCGTTTGCCCCCACTGGCGATCTAGCTCAGACTGCCCACGCAGCCGCGGCGTCGTCGACCCGCGCTTTCACCCTCGCCGGTGGATGATGCTGCCCGAGGGCCACGGTCTCTACCCTGGTCACGGCAAGCTACGTGGTTACATCCGCTTCTTCAACCTCTCCACATGCGTCATCGTCCGCGTCCTGCTCCCGCTTTTCAGGAACCACTGCATTCTCGACTCAGtcgatggcctcctcctcctgcaacGGGACGAAGACACCGTCATCCGCCTCCTCCACCCCTTCACCGGTGACATTGTAGACCTCCCGCCACTCGCCACCCTCATGCGTCTTCCTGGAGCCAACCTGAACGTGAGAAGGACTTGGACGTATTTTAGAAAGATCGGCGCTACCTCCGTCAGTGTTAGTGCAGGTGGAGTCATCACTGTCATGATTGTACTTCATGACATATCGATGCTAGCCTTTGCTACTTCCACAGACCATCAATGGAATGTTCCACCCTGGAGGCTCTCGCCAATTTGGAGGCTAATATCatcccaaggcaagctatacatgATGGATAATCCCACACTTGACACTACTCATCCCGGTGACACTCAGATTTTACAGATCGACCCGCCACAGCATGACGGGACGGGCTCAGCTTCGTCCTCAATGCCATCGCAGAAGTTGGTTGCCACATGCCCGGCCGGCAAGATGCATGTCCCTCAATACCTGGCAGAATGCGACTCGGAAGTCCTGGTCATCGGGTATAGAGACGGATTCTTTACACATCCTTTAGTTTACAGACTGTCTGACCTTATCCTTGACAGGGTTGCACCGGTAACTAGTATCGGAGGCAATGTTCTGTTCATTGATGAAAGGATTTTAAGTGTCAGCTGTAAGACAGTTTTGCCTAACATTGCGGGTGACACCGTCGTAGCTGTTCATCCGACGGACCTGTATTTGGCGCAACGCAACCTCACCAGCCACGCATGGTTACCGGCAGCGGATGGATGTATCGCAAAACGTGATGTATCAATGCCTTATAGCCTCATTTACCATATCTTCACATGTTGCAACCGTGCTTTTTGGTGA
- the LOC124671521 gene encoding uncharacterized protein LOC124671521 has product MERPCSNKRPRHTSAAISDEASSWASLQADLVRLIGSRVLAGDLMDYVRFRAVCPYWRSSSVCPRGRGVVDPCFYPRRWMMLPEGDGLHPGHGKLRGYIRFFNLSTGDIVRVMLPLFRNHCILDSVDGLLLLQRDEDTVIRLLHPFTGDIVDLPPLATLMRLPKANLNVRKTWFYFRNICATAVSVNAGGVITVMLVLKKLAMLAFATSKDHQWNVPSWRLSPTWKPISFRGKVYMLDNPTLRNPDGPGDTRIVQIDPPQYYEGMPTGSPTQKLVATCPISKMRAPRYLAECDSEILVIGFREGLSCHPLVYRLSDLILDRVVPVTSIGGYALFIDERILSVSTSAVNIAGDSIE; this is encoded by the exons ATGGAGCGCCCGTGCAGCAACAAGCGCCCTCGACATACCTCTGCTGCCATCTCGGACGAAGCATCTAGCTGGGCTTCTCTCCAGGCAGATTTGGTTCGCCTGATCGGTTCGAGGGTGCTAGCGGGCGACCTGATGGACTACGTCCGCTTCCGGGCCGTTTGCCCCTATTGGCGGTCTAGCTCAGTCTGCCCACGCGGCCGCGGCGTTGTCGACCCGTGCTTCTACCCTCGCCGGTGGATGATGCTGCCCGAGGGCGACGGCCTCCACCCTGGTCACGGCAAGCTACGTGGTTACATCCGCTTCTTCAACCTCTCAACTGGCGACATCGTCCGTGTCATGCTCCCGCTTTTCAGGAACCACTGCATCCTCGACTCAGTCGATGGCCTCCTCCTGCTACAACGGGACGAAGACACTGTCATTCGCCTCCTCCACCCCTTCACCGGCGACATTGTAGACCTCCCGCCACTCGCCACCCTCATGCGTCTTCCTAAAGCCAACTTGAATGTGAGAAAGACCTGGTTCTATTTCAGAAACATCTGTGCTACCGCCGTCAGTGTTAATGCAGGTGGAGTCATCACTGTCATGCTTGTACTTAAGAAGCTAGCGATGTTAGCTTTTGCTACCTCCAAGGACCATCAATGGAATGTTCCAAGCTGGAGGCTCTCGCCAACTTGGAAGCCAATATCATTCCGAGGCAAGGTATACATGTTGGATAATCCCACACTTCGCAACCCCGATGGCCCTGGCGACACCCGGATTGTCCAGATCGACCCGCCCCAGTATTATGAGGGGATGCCTACAGGTTCCCCTACACAGAAGTTGGTTGCCACATGCCCGATCAGCAAAATGCGTGCCCCTCGCTACCTGGCAGAATGTGACTCAGAGATCCTGGTTATCGGGTTTCGTGAGGGCCTTTCATGTCACCCTTTAGTTTACAGATTATCTGACCTTATCCTAGACAGGGTTGTCCCGGTAACTAGTATCGGAGGCTACGCTCTGTTCATTGATGAAAGGATACTGAGTGTCAGCACTAGCGCCGTCAACATTGCGGGCGACTCCATT GAATAA